One window from the genome of Crassostrea angulata isolate pt1a10 chromosome 2, ASM2561291v2, whole genome shotgun sequence encodes:
- the LOC128171397 gene encoding adrenocorticotropic hormone receptor-like translates to MANSSENGTGDHLYAYDYESEYGYFSSDYTWPCSDGFPYLCPVSISAICIAVIGILGNLAVIVSLIRGKLYKKTSHMSILVLAITDIMCLVVFTIREFIYFPNEFYFMKKGVFSAELCVIIFVLNNTPYLSSCWNIMYLAYERYVLVTNPFVYMDKHTPRTVVIRAVITFVIVAIVNLAYAIIMTDLSRCPDFILIPTYYGFITVPIIGISFITLIFFHCSKVYKLKKLSTVEGRHTKSTKQFPHMTKIVYIIVITFILSQIPYLIFDVVSIFESFDNNIWPMEYYDVILNIGIVAFLVNYASNPFIYWITPLSCACKRSSTKNPPQSSMNTKSETVP, encoded by the coding sequence ATGGCCAACTCCTCTGAGAACGGAACAGGCGACCACCTCTATGCCTACGACTATGAATCCGAGTACGGGTATTTCTCGTCTGATTATACCTGGCCGTGTTCAGACGGGTTCCCGTATCTATGCCCTGTATCCATCTCTGCAATCTGCATTGCAGTGATAGGAATTCTGGGTAATTTGGCCGTAATCGTGTCGCTGATTAGAGGAAAGCTGTACAAGAAGACATCCCATATGTCTATCCTGGTCCTAGCGATCACAGACATCATGTGTCTGGTCGTATTCACCATACGGGAGTTTATCTACTTCCCTAACGAGTTCTACTTCATGAAGAAAGGAGTTTTTTCGGCGGAATTATGTGTGATCATTTTTGTCCTGAATAACACTCCCTACCTGAGCTCCTGTTGGAACATCATGTATTTGGCCTACGAGAGGTATGTGTTGGTCACCAATCCGTTTGTTTATATGGATAAACATACACCGAGAACCGTGGTCATCCGGGCGGTTATAACTTTCGTCATTGTGGCCATCGTCAACCTGGCGTACGCCATCATCATGACGGACCTCTCTCGATGCCCAGATTTCATCTTAATTCCGACATATTACGGGTTTATAACGGTCCCCATCATTGGGATCTCGTTCATTACTTTGATATTTTTCCATTGCTCTAAAGTATACAAGTTAAAGAAACTGTCTACCGTTGAGGGCAGACATACAAAGAGCACCAAACAGTTCCCGCACATGACCAAGATCGTCTACATCATTGTCATTACGTTCATTCTGTCACAGATCCCTTACCTTATCTTTGACGTGGTATCTATTTTCGAATCGTTTGATAACAATATCTGGCCGATGgaatactatgacgtcattctCAATATCGGCATCGTTGCATTTCTTGTAAACTATGCCAGTAACCCGTTCATTTACTGGATAACACCGCTCAGCTGCGCATGCAAACGCAGCTCAACCAAAAATCCGCCACAATCCAGTATGAATACAAAAAGCGAGACAGTTCCTTAG